GTCCCGCCGTCAGCACGGTGTGTCGTCGCCGCGCTACGTCACGTACAGCGAGTAGGCGATGATGACGAAGCCCACGAGCATCAGGAGGCTCTCGAGCAGGATGCCCGTCATCAGCGAGACCCCGAGAATTTCGTACAGCAGGCCGGCGAGCACGAGGCCGAGCGTCACGAGACCGAAGCCGGCTGCGAGGAGTCCGAGCGCGCGCTGGCGCGTCCGGCGGTAGGCTTTGAACGCGAGAAAGGTGATGAAGCTGCCCACGAGCAGGATGAGGGTCTTGACGACGGCGAGTAAGACGGCGATCGACGTTCCTGCGTCGTGGAAACTCATGGTGTCCGTACGTCGAAATTACGAACGGGAACCAAGTAGCTTGCGTTCACGACGAACGCGGCCGGCCGCGACCGCGGTCTCGAGGCGGAGCGGCGACGCGCGGACACCCGAGTCTTTTGCCCACCGGACCCGAACCGACGGCCATGACGCGATTGGTCGAACTCGAGGAGACGGGACCGAGAAAGCTCGAACCGTCTGATATCGACGACGAGAAGGGAGACATCGCGGTCTGTCGGTGCGGGCTTTCGGACTCGTTTCCGTTCTGCGACGGGAGCCACCGACGGACTCGCGACGAGGACCCGGACATGACGTACGTCTACGAGGACGGCGAGCGTCGGGTCGTCGAGCAAGTGGTGACCGAAGACGAGTCGGTCGCCGACAGCGACGGGAGCACCGAGGACAGCGAAAGCGGTACCGACGCCGATGACGACGGCAGCCCCGAATAAGCGACGCCACCGGGTTACCGTTACCGCATCGAACGCGAGGAGTTGAGCACGACCAACAGGCTGCTCGCGGCCATCGCGGCGGCGGCGAAGAGCGGGTTCAGCAGGCCGGCGACCGCCAGCGGGATCGCCACCGCGTTGTAGCAAAAGGCCCAGCCGAGGTTCTGGCGGATGCGCCGGTGCGTGCTCGCGGCGATCGCGAGCGTCTCGCCGACGGCCTCGAGGTCGTCGCCGACGATCACCGCGTCGGCCGCGTCGGTCGCGAGCTGGGTCCCGCCGCCCATCGCGATGCCGACGTCGGCGGCGGCCAGCGCGGGCGCGTCGTTGCTCCCGTCGCCGACCATCGCGACCGTCCCTCGCGTCCGGAGGCGGTCGACGGTCTCGGCCTTCGCCTCCGGCGGGACGCCCGCGAAGACCTCGTCGACGCCGTCGACCGCGCGGAACCGCTCGGCGGCCGGCCCCTCGTCGCCGGTGAGGACGACGATCTCGCGGCCCGACGAGAGCGTCTCGAGCGCCGCGTCGAGCTCCTCGCGTTCCGAATCCCCGACCGCGACGACGCCGCGGGTCCGGCCGTCCCAGCCGACGGCGACCGGGACGCGACCGGCCGCGCGGGCGTCGTCGATCGGGGACTCGAGGGCGTCGGGAACCGACAGCCCGCGCTCGCGGCAGCAGTCGGGGTGGCCGACGACGACGCGCTCGCCGTCGACGACGCCGCTGACGCCGCGGTCGGCTCGCTCGAACGAGTCGACGGCCGTGGAACCCTCGGCGCCGGACACGGTACCACCGTCATTTTCGGCCTCGAGATCACCGCCGTCGACCGCGGCGGCGGGCGCCGCCTCGACGACGGCGGCGGCGATCGGGTGCTCCGACAGCGATTCGACCGCGCCGGCTCGCCGGAGGAGGTCGTCCGAATCGGTCCCGTCGACGACGGTGACGTCCTCGACGGCCATTTGCCCGGTCGTCAGCGTCCCCGTCTTGTCGAGCACGACGACGTCGACGTCCGGGGCGTCCTCGAAGATCGTCTCCGCGGCGACGACGATCCCGCGCTTCGCGGCGGCCTGCACCCCCGCGGCGATCGCCAGCGGCGTCGCCAGCCCGAGCGCGCAGGGACAGGAGACGATGACGACGGTCAGCCCGATCAGGAGAGCGGTCGACGGACTCGAGCCGGTCGCGAGCAGGACGGCGGCCGTACAGACGGCGAGAGCGGCGACCAGCGGGACGAACACCGTCGCGAGCTTGTCTGCCAGCCGCTGGACGCCGGGCCGGGCGCTCTGGATCGACCAGAGCAGCGAGACGAGCCGATCGAGGGTGCTCTCGGCCGCGTCGCCGACCGCGAGGACGACCGGCGCGTCGGTGACGACGGTGCCGCCGCGGAGTTCGTCGCCGGGGGCCTTCCGGACGGGGAGGGACTCGCCGGTGACCAGCGACTCGTCGACGGCCGCGGTCCCCTCCAGAACTTCGCCGTCGAGGGGAACCCGCTCGCCGGGGCGGACGAGCAGCCGATCGCCGGGCTCGACGTCTTCGAGCGGGACCGTCTCGCCGCTCTCGAGGCGGGCCTCGTCGACCTGGCGTTCGGTCAGCTCCGAGAGCAGGCCGGTCGCGCGGCGCTTGACCGCCCGCTCGTAGTGGGTGCCAGCGGTGACGACGAGGACGACGGCGACGGTGACGTCGAAGTAGAGGTGGCTCTCCCCGAGGACGATTGCGACCGCGCTGTAGCCGTACGAGCCGAGCGCGGCCGTCGCGACCAGCAGGTCCATGTTCGGCCGGCCCGCACGGAGGCTGACGTACGCGCCCCGGAGGATCGGATACCCGGTGTAGAAGAGGATGAACGACGTGAACGCCCAGATGTTCGCGGACAGAAACGCGAGCTCGTAGCCGCCGAAGGCGACGACCGGCTCGAGGTCGAAGTAGGTCGGGTAGAGAAAGAGGACGTACCAGACCATGACCATCATGCCGAAGAAGCCGCCGAGCAGCAGCCGCGCGAGCCCGTCGTCGTCGCCCGCGTCGCCGTCGGCGGCCGATCGGTCGGCCGCGGCGTAGCCGTAGCCCGAGACGATCTCGGGGAGGTCGTCGGCCGCGAGCCGGTCGGAATCGTAGACGATCCGGATCGTGTCCGTCGCGTAGCTCGCCGTCGCGCCCAGCACGCCCGCCTCGCGCTCGGCGACCGACTCGAGGAACGCCTCGCAGGTCGAACAGTGCATGCGCTCGACCGCGAGAAAGGCGTCCTCGCCGTCGAGGTCGTCGAGGTCGCGGCCGCCCGCCGCGTCCGCCCCGTCCAGCCGCGATCGAACCGCCGCCTCGTCGGGGCCGTCGTCGCGCCGCTCGAGGGTTCGCGCGACCTCGAGACAGCCCCGACAGCAGTAGGTGCCGTCGACGTCGGGATCGGTGATCGGTGCCGACGGGAGCGGCAGATCACAGAGGTCGCAGCTCTCGCTACCGTCGGCTGTCGACGGCGATTCGGGCGCGTGTGGGCGTTCGGACGATCCTGGGTTCCGTGCGTCTGGGCACATCGTTAGAACGGTGGTGCGAACGGCAGCGGCGGGTGGGGGAGGTGGATTCCGTACAGCATCAGTCCGTGCGAGAGCGGGACGTAGCCGAGGACGACGAAGGCGACGCCGAGCCCGCGGTGGAGGCGGACGCGCGTCGCCGACTCGAGGGCGGTCAGGACGGTGCCGTAGGCGAACAGCGTCGGGATCGTCCCGAGCCCGAGGACGGCGAGCGAGAGCGCCCCGCGGGTCGGCGAGCCGACCGCGAACGCGTAGAGGTACGCCGGGTAGATGATCGGACACGGCATGAGTCCGTGGACCGCACCGAGGGCGACGATCCCCGGCGACGTCGCGAGCCGGTCGACCCGACTCGAGAGCAGCGCCGAGAGGCGCCGGAACAGCGTCCCGACGAGGGGAAGATCGTGGCCGGGGACGGCCGTCCGCCCGCG
This portion of the Haloterrigena gelatinilytica genome encodes:
- a CDS encoding DUF7521 family protein gives rise to the protein MSFHDAGTSIAVLLAVVKTLILLVGSFITFLAFKAYRRTRQRALGLLAAGFGLVTLGLVLAGLLYEILGVSLMTGILLESLLMLVGFVIIAYSLYVT
- a CDS encoding CDGSH iron-sulfur domain-containing protein; the encoded protein is MTRLVELEETGPRKLEPSDIDDEKGDIAVCRCGLSDSFPFCDGSHRRTRDEDPDMTYVYEDGERRVVEQVVTEDESVADSDGSTEDSESGTDADDDGSPE
- a CDS encoding heavy metal translocating P-type ATPase, which gives rise to MCPDARNPGSSERPHAPESPSTADGSESCDLCDLPLPSAPITDPDVDGTYCCRGCLEVARTLERRDDGPDEAAVRSRLDGADAAGGRDLDDLDGEDAFLAVERMHCSTCEAFLESVAEREAGVLGATASYATDTIRIVYDSDRLAADDLPEIVSGYGYAAADRSAADGDAGDDDGLARLLLGGFFGMMVMVWYVLFLYPTYFDLEPVVAFGGYELAFLSANIWAFTSFILFYTGYPILRGAYVSLRAGRPNMDLLVATAALGSYGYSAVAIVLGESHLYFDVTVAVVLVVTAGTHYERAVKRRATGLLSELTERQVDEARLESGETVPLEDVEPGDRLLVRPGERVPLDGEVLEGTAAVDESLVTGESLPVRKAPGDELRGGTVVTDAPVVLAVGDAAESTLDRLVSLLWSIQSARPGVQRLADKLATVFVPLVAALAVCTAAVLLATGSSPSTALLIGLTVVIVSCPCALGLATPLAIAAGVQAAAKRGIVVAAETIFEDAPDVDVVVLDKTGTLTTGQMAVEDVTVVDGTDSDDLLRRAGAVESLSEHPIAAAVVEAAPAAAVDGGDLEAENDGGTVSGAEGSTAVDSFERADRGVSGVVDGERVVVGHPDCCRERGLSVPDALESPIDDARAAGRVPVAVGWDGRTRGVVAVGDSEREELDAALETLSSGREIVVLTGDEGPAAERFRAVDGVDEVFAGVPPEAKAETVDRLRTRGTVAMVGDGSNDAPALAAADVGIAMGGGTQLATDAADAVIVGDDLEAVGETLAIAASTHRRIRQNLGWAFCYNAVAIPLAVAGLLNPLFAAAAMAASSLLVVLNSSRSMR
- a CDS encoding sulfite exporter TauE/SafE family protein, whose product is MTLAALASAGPGLGLEHADLAVLFVVGLLAGAHCLGMCGPLVTAYADRIGAAGDKRRDDTLTGYEVRQHALFNLGRTASYAAIGACFGLLGAATVASSEAVAAVGDSVRGATGILVGIAIIASGLYYVRGRTAVPGHDLPLVGTLFRRLSALLSSRVDRLATSPGIVALGAVHGLMPCPIIYPAYLYAFAVGSPTRGALSLAVLGLGTIPTLFAYGTVLTALESATRVRLHRGLGVAFVVLGYVPLSHGLMLYGIHLPHPPLPFAPPF